From Lolium perenne isolate Kyuss_39 chromosome 5, Kyuss_2.0, whole genome shotgun sequence, a single genomic window includes:
- the LOC127325878 gene encoding uncharacterized protein produces the protein MDEEGQAAHLPEDVLAAVLRRVPPRWLAASRCVCRAWRDAVDGRRLLRADLLPLSLSGLFVHFDEHKYPEFLARPSSSSSSAAGSRAVSGDLSFLPSASPHCGHIWHEGCVDFEDYNIKDHCNGLLLLHNNCVVNPATRRWNTLPTCPAKDGIGPVMHRAHLVYDPMVSPHYEVFQIPTLYRYYSGDDEIYLSMEQSEWPPSLCKMYVFSSKSGCWEERCFSREGDAAGTVSQMQAGYWRSMAVYFRGVLYVYCISNFLMRISLSNNTYSVIKPPVDHTVEDRLDINIGRSKKGLYIVASDMRWPRDKYLLRVWILNESCGQVEWMLKHYIDLKHVLAGHHFYGRDQWILEDINYNLFRSSGSQEDSKKATTKENTEWNSDEDDNALNYVGMIEDYYSDEDHYGDSRNADLRILGFHPYKEILFLSASERICLAYHLNGSKIEDLGNIYPKEYIYFKDLANEHEKIQSFPYTPCWMEEFPGNN, from the exons ATGGACGAGGAGGGCCAGGCGGCGCACCTACCGGAGGACGTGCTCGCGGCCGTCCTCCGCCGCGTGCCGCCGCGCTGGCTCGCAGCCTCCCGCTGCGTGTGCAGGGCCTGGCGGGACGCCGTCGACGGCCGCCGCCTCCTGCGCGCCGACCTGCTCCCGCTCTCGCTCTCCGGCCTCTTCGTCCACTTCGACGAGCACAAGTACCCAGAATTCCTCgcccgcccctcctcctcctcctcctcggccgccGGCTCCCGTGCGGTCAGCGGCGATCTCAGCTTTCTGCCCTCCGCCAGCCCCCACTGCGGCCATATCTGGCATGAGGGCTGCGTTGATTTTGAGGACTATAACATCAAAGATCACTGCAACGGGCTCCTTTTGCTTCACAATAACTGCGTGGTTAACCCTGCAACGCGACGGTGGAATACACTGCCAACCTGCCCAGCTAAGGATGGTATAGGGCCTGTCATGCACCGCGCGCATCTAGTCTATGATCCGATGGTATCACCTCACTATGAGGTGTTTCAGATCCCCACTTTGTACCGCTACTACAGTGGCGATGACGAGATATACCTCTCGATGGAGCAGTCTGAATGGCCACCGTCCCTATGCAAGATGTATGTTTTCTCATCTAAGTCGGGTTGTTGGGAGGAGAGATGTTTCAGCCGAGAAGGGGATGCTGCAGGGACCGTTAGTCAAATGCAAGCGGGTTATTGGCGATCCATGGCTGTCTATTTTCGAGGAGTGCTTTATGTATACTGTATATCTAATTTTCTCATGAG AATATCATTGTCTAACAATACATACAGTGTAATTAAACCACCAGTGGATCATACAGTGGAGGACCGTCTGGACATTAATATAGGAAGATCAAAAAAGGGGCTTTACATCGTGGCATCTGATATGCGCTGGCCTCGGGATAAGTATTTGCTTCGAGTTTGGATCCTTAATGAATCGTGTGGTCAAGTGGAGTGGATGTTGAAGCACTACATAGACCTTAAGCACGTGCTAGCAGGTCACCATTTTTACGGAAGAGATCAGTGGATCTTAGAAGATATTAACTACAACCTGTTCCGTTCTTCTGGTTCCCAAGAAGACAGCAAGAAAGCAACAACCAAAGAGAATACTGAATGGAACTCGGACGAGGATGATAATGCACTTAACTATGTAGGTATGATTGAAGACTATTACTCGGATGAAGATCATTATGGTGATTCACGTAATGCGGACCTTAGGATACTTGGGTTTCACCCATATAAAGAGATTCTCTTCTTGAGTGCATCAGAACGGATATGTCTGGCATACCATTTAAATGGCTCCAAGATTGAAGATTTAGGAAATATATACCCAAaggaatatatatatttcaaagaCTTAGCTAATGAACATGAGAAAATCCAATCTTTTCCATACACCCCCTGCTGGATGGAAGAGTTCCCTGGAAACAATTAG